The following coding sequences are from one Hippopotamus amphibius kiboko isolate mHipAmp2 chromosome 9, mHipAmp2.hap2, whole genome shotgun sequence window:
- the POGLUT3 gene encoding protein O-glucosyltransferase 3: MHRLPRAPLLALQLGLLVAAGAPEAPVSAPRSLVWGPGLRAGVVLPVRYFYLQAVDSEGQNLTRSPPGQTLFKVVIKSLSPKELVRIHVPKPLDRNDGTFLMRYRMYETVSEGLKIEVLYGGEHVAQSPYILKGPVYHEYCECPEEDPQAWQKTLSCPAKEQQIAKDFASFPSINLQQMLNEVPKRFGDERGAIVHYTILNNLIYRRSLGKYTDFKMFSDEILLSLARKVLLPDLEFYVNLGDWPLEHRKVNETPGPLPIISWCGSLDSRDVILPTYDITHSTLEAMRGVTNDLLSIQGNTGPSWINKTEKAFFRGRDSREERLQLVQLSRENPQLLDAGITGYFFFQEKEKELGKAKLIGFFDFFKYKYQVNVDGTVAAYRFPYLMLGDSLVLKQDSPYFEHFYMALKPWKHYVPIQRNLSDLLEKVEWAKENDAEAKKIAKEGQLTARDLLQPHRLYCYYYGVLQKYAERQSSKPEIRDGMELVPQPDDSASICQCHRKRPLREEL; this comes from the exons ATGCACCGCCTCCCGCGGGCCCCGCTGCTGGCGCTGCAGCTCGGCCTGCTGGTGGCCGCGGGGGCCCCCGAGGCGCCGGTCAGCGCGCCGCGGAGCCTGGTGTGGGGGCCCGGGCTGCGGGCGGGCGTCGTTCTGCCCGTCCGCTATTTCTACCTGCAGGCCGTGGACTCGGAGGGCCAGAACCTCACGCGCTCGCCCCCAG gccAAACACTATTCAAAGTAGTAATCAAATCTCTCTCACCTAAAGAGTTAGTTCGGATTCACGTCCCTAAGCCTTTGGACAGGAATGATGGGACATTTTTGATGCGATATAGAATGTATGAAACTGTCAGTGAAGGGCTGAAGATAGAGGTCCTTTATGGTGGTGAACATGTCGCTCAGTCTCCCTATATTTTGAAAG GACCAGTGTACCATGAGTACTGTGAGTGTCCAGAAGAGGATCCTCAGGCCTGGCAGAAAACTCTGTCTTGTCCAGCCAAGGAACAACAGATTGCAAAAGATTTTGCTTCTTTCCCCAGCATCAATCTCCAGCAGATGCTAAACGAAGTTCCAAAAAGGTTTGGGGATGAGAGGGGTGCTATTGTTCATTATACGATTCTCAATAACCTCATCTACCGGAGATCTTTAGGGAAATACACAGACTTCAAAATGTTCTCAGATGAGATATTGCTGTCACTGGCAAGAAAG gttCTTCTCCCAGATTTAGAATTTTATGTTAATCTTGGAGATTGGCCTTTGGAGCATCGAAAAGTCAATGAAACCCCTGGCCCTTTACCTATCATTTCATGGTGTGGCTCTCTGGATTCACGAGATGTTATCCTTCCAACATACGACATCACTCACTCCACACTTGAAGCTATGAGGGGTGTTACAAATGATCTTCTCTCTATTCAGGGAAATACAG GCCCTTCTTGGATCAATAAAACAGAGAAAGCTTTCTTCAGAGGTAGAGATAGCCGAGAGGAGAGGCTGCAGTTGGTGCAGCTGTCCAGAGAAAATCCACAGCTACTAGATGCGGGAATTACAGGGTATTTCTtcttccaagaaaaagaaaaggagctcGGAAAAGCTAAATTGATAGGGTTCTTTGACTTCTTTAAG TACAAGTACCAAGTAAACGTGGATGGGACTGTGGCTGCCTATAGGTTCCCATATCTCATGCTTGGGGACAGCTTGGTTCTGAAGCAGGACTCGCCGTATTTTGAACATTTCTATATGGCACTAAAGCCTTGGAAACATTATGTTCCAATTCAAAGAAACCTGAGTGACCTACTAGAGAAAGTTGAATGGGCCAAG GAAAATGATGCAGAAGCCAAGAAGATTGCAAAAGAAGGACAGTTGACTGCTAGGGATCTGCTGCAGCCACACAGGCTTTATTGTTACTACTACGGAGTGCTGCAG AAATATGCTGAGCGCCAGTCCAGCAAACCCGAAATACGTGATGGAATGGAACTTGTTCCTCAGCCAGATGACAGTGCATCCATCTGCCAGTGCCACAGGAAGAGGCCTTTAAGAGAAGAGCTTTGA